The following proteins come from a genomic window of Lolium rigidum isolate FL_2022 chromosome 5, APGP_CSIRO_Lrig_0.1, whole genome shotgun sequence:
- the LOC124656538 gene encoding HSP-interacting protein-like, whose amino-acid sequence MEEIPSEKPSESGSINCASSSGNSQDTPNSLVDKDEGHIIGVVNELKEAGMAVELKEGMAIELKEEGVAIELKEEGAVTIELKDEGVSIELTVEGASTKMKEGVAIDLKEDRTAIELKEEGAATDSKEEGVTVTSKEDAAAIGLKDEEARIKLEEETKLSQKRDYEQAIKLKGDGTKLFQRRDYEGAASIFDEAIKLLPKEHGDIAFLHCNIAACYMHMNPEDYERAVDECNAALEASPKYTNALLKRARCFEALDRLDLACSDVEKVLSFEPNNITALELFESIKEEMEEKENILEDQVVSPVEHKTIFAKEKIKRKVSRKFRNSIVQEEVWLIHDDDIPENDEDENEENCDEENHMKIDLSNEENDAKEMQSRHNHDEDKCSTEQNHVKHDKNKEGENHENQQLQHTSWDMEEMHRKEMQNQNKHENPLKEIKVRSGQSQQETHTAQNQVGDVDKRQKHIEEVHTTSQSKQETHTDMYERFINGNQVKNSLEQHTSRGEDKQENQSAIKLPSHGRDEQKHTREKSTYANDGETKTAKFVLGDDIRIALVPENCSLLQLINIARCKYSPHLKAMLLKFQDIEGDLVTITSSEELRWVEELKQGPARLYIKEVSPEREITRDIVMPSISTATLERKQSISECGSSRIAEEKNSSYADDWMMQFARLFKNHVGFDSDAYVDLRDLGTRLYYEAMEDTITSDEAQEIFHAAEAKFQEMAALALFNWGNIHMSRAKKRLCLSEDAPKESVLSQVKRAYELACAEYVKAGKKFEDTVDVKPDFYEGLIALGHQQFEQAKLSWRYADACKVDMGTEVLELFNRAEDNMEKGMEMWEGIEYLRLKGMSKSKKEKILLDKLGLDGHLKDLTSDEAFEQASNMRSQLNISWGTILYERSVVEFKLGLASWEESLTEAIEKFKTGGASLADISVMIKNHCANEKTQEGLSFKIDEIVQAWNEMYDAKKLKNGSSSFRLEPLFRRQPSKLHNILEHIKHT is encoded by the coding sequence ATGGAGGAAATACCAAGCGAGAAGCCAAGCGAATCTGGATCAATTAATTGCGCAAGTAGTTCAGGCAACAGCCAGGACACTCCAAATTCATTGGTGGATAAAGACGAAGGCCACATTATTGGGGTGGTAAACGAATTAAAGGAGGCGGGGATGGCTGTCGAACTGAAGGAGGGGATGGCTATTGagttgaaggaggagggagtggctATTGAGCTGAAGGAGGAAGGGGCGGTGACTATCGAATTGAAGGATGAGGGCGTGTCTATCGAATTGACGGTCGAGGGGGCATCTACCAAAATGAAGGAGGGGGTGGCTATCGACTTGAAGGAGGACAGAACAGCCATTGAACTGAAGGAAGAGGGTGCTGCAACTGACTCGAAGGAGGAGGGGGTGACTGTCACCTCGAAAGAGGATGCGGCCGCTATCGGTTTGAAGGATGAGGAGGCGAGGATCAAATTGGAGGAAGAGACAAAGTTATCCCAGAAGAGGGACTATGAGCAGGCTATCAAACTAAAGGGGGACGGGACAAAGCTATTCCAGAGGCGGGACTATGAAGGGGCAGCCTCCATATTTGACGAGGCAATAAAGCTCTTGCCAAAGGAGCATGGCGACATTGCCTTCCTCCACTGCAACATTGCTGCATGTTACATGCACATGAACCCTGAGGATTATGAACGCGCGGTTGATGAGTGCAATGCAGCACTGGAGGCATCACCCAAATATACAAATGCATTACTGAAAAGGGCGCGATGCTTTGAAGCATTGGATAGGCTGGATCTAGCGTGTAGTGATGTGGAAAAGGTGCTGAGCTTCGAACCGAACAACATTACTGCATTGGAGCTCTTTGAGAGTATTAAGGAGGagatggaggagaaagaaaatatatTGGAGGATCAGGTTGTGTCACCAGTGGAGCATAAGACGATATTTGCAAAagagaagatcaagaggaaagtaTCTCGAAAATTCAGAAACTCCATAGTCCAGGAAGAGGTGTGGTTGATTCATGATGACGATATCCCAGAGAATGATGAagatgaaaatgaagaaaactgtgatgaagaaaaccataTGAAGATAGATTTAAGCAATGAAGAAAATGACGCCAAGGAGATGCAGTCGAGGCATAATCATGATGAAGATAAATGTTCCACAGAACAGAACCATGTGAAGCATGATAAGaacaaagaaggagaaaatcATGAAAACCAACAACTGCAGCACACTTCTTGGGATATGGAAGAAATGCACCGCAAAGAAATGCAGAATCAAAACAAGCATGAAAATCCCCTCAAAGAGATAAAGGTGAGAAGTGGTCAGAGTCAGCAGGAAACACATACAGCACAGAATCAGGTCGGCGATGTGGACAAACGTCAAAAGCACATTGAGGAGGTACATACCACTAGTCAAAGCAAACAAGAAACACACACTGACATGTATGAAAGGTTTATCAATGGCAACCAAGTAAAAAACTCCTTAGAGCAGCATACTAGTCGTGGCGAGGACAAGCAGGAAAACCAAAGTGCAATCAAACTGCCAAGTCATGGTAGAGATGAGCAAAAGCATACGAGGGAGAAGAGCACATATGCTAACGATGGAGAAACGAAGACTGCAAAGTTTGTTTTGGGAGATGACATAAGGATTGCACTAGTTCCAGAAAATTGTAGTCTGCTGCAATTGATAAACATAGCTCGGTGTAAGTACAGTCCCCACCTGAAGGCAATGCTTCTTAAATTTCAGGATATAGAGGGTGACTTGGTGACAATTACATCAAGTGAAGAACTAAGGTGGGTTGAAGAGCTGAAGCAAGGACCAGCTCGATTGTACATAAAAGAAGTAAGTCCTGAGCGTGAGATCACTAGGGACATTGTTATGCCCAGTATATCTACTGCAACGTTAGAGAGAAAGCAGAGCATTTCTGAGTGTGGAAGTTCTAGGATTGCAGAAGAAAAGAACTCATCATATGCTGATGACTGGATGATGCAGTTTGCTCGTCTATTCAAGAACCATGTTGGTTTTGATTCTGATGCATATGTAGATCTCCGTGACCTTGGTACGCGGCTGTACTATGAAGCAATGGAAGACACCATCACAAGCGACGAAGCTCAGGAGATATTTCATGCAGCAGAGGCAAAATTTCAAGAAATGGCAGCTCTAGCGCTGTTTAATTGGGGCAACATACACATGTCTCGTGCAAAGAAGAGATTATGTTTATCTGAAGATGCTCCAAAAGAATCTGTACTTTCCCAGGTCAAGCGTGCATATGAATTGGCATGTGCTGAATATGTCAAAGCTGGAAAGAAGTTTGAAGATACTGTGGACGTAAAACCAGACTTTTATGAAGGTCTTATTGCACTAGGACATCAACAGTTTGAGCAAGCAAAGCTTTCTTGGCGTTATGCAGATGCATGTAAGGTAGACATGGGAACTGAAGTACTAGAACTATTTAACCGTGCTGAGGATAATATGGAAAAAGGAATGGAGATGTGGGAGGGAATAGAATATTTACGACTAAAAGGGATGTCTAAATCAAAAAAGGAGAAAATCCTACTGGACAAGTTGGGCTTGGATGGGCACCTAAAAGATTTAACATCAGATGAAGCGTTTGAGCAAGCTTCAAATATGCGATCACAGCTAAACATTTCATGGGGTACCATTCTTTATGAGCGTTCAGTAGTAGAATTCAAGTTAGGTCTTGCTAGCTGGGAGGAAAGTCTCACCGAAGCAATTGAAAAATTTAAGACCGGTGGAGCTTCCCTGGCAGATATCAGTGTAATGATAAAGAACCACTGTGCGAATGAGAAAACTCAAGAAG